The proteins below come from a single Sorghum bicolor cultivar BTx623 chromosome 4, Sorghum_bicolor_NCBIv3, whole genome shotgun sequence genomic window:
- the LOC8059569 gene encoding UPF0548 protein At2g17695 isoform X1 gives MAWGGLFLSMGHPTQEQQKSCLAAAGGFNYDTALHGATRPKSVSTLTSGEAVGETSDKVLTERGFFVNRSRVLIGSGSDAFVHAKSALLSWRYKEPEPARHLALRWANVEPDTPVKVGTRFCICYKELIPWVMLPLQIAYVTDGESDRSKMFAFGSGTLQGHLLAGEERFSVQVDEEERVWYEVVSFSKPAHVLATLCYPYVQLRQKHFARQSGRALLRHVATCSTKQEQ, from the exons ATGGCATGGGGAGGTTTGTTCTTGAGCATGGGCCACCCCACGCAAGAGCAACAGAAGTCCTGCCTTGCAGCCGCTGGTGGCTTCAACTACGACACAGCTCTCCATGGCGCCACACGGCCAAAGTCAGTCTCTACCTTGACCTCTGGCGAAGCTGTTGGTGAAACAAGTGACAAGGTTCTTACGGAGCGCGGCTTCTTTGTGAACCGATcacgtgtcctgattggctcAGGTTCTGATGCATTTGTCCATGCCAAATCCGCCCTCCTCTCATGGAGGTATAAGGAGCCTGAGCCTGCCAG GCACTTGGCGCTCAGGTGGGCGAATGTGGAACCTGACACCCCGGTGAAGGTAGGAACAAGGTTCTGCATCTGCTACAAGGAGTTGATCCCCTGGGTGATGCTGCCGCTTCAGATAGCGTATGTGACCGATGGTGAGTCAGACAGGTCCAAGATGTTTGCGTTCGGCAGCGGCACTCTACAAGGCCATCTGCTG GCCGGGGAGGAGCGGTTCTCGGTGCAGGTGGACGAGGAGGAGCGGGTGTGGTACGAGGTGGTCTCTTTCTCGAAGCCGGCGCACGTCCTGGCGACGCTGTGCTACCCGTATGTGCAGCTGAGGCAGAAGCATTTCGCGCGGCAGTCGGGGCGGGCGCTCCTCAGGCATGTGGCCACCTGCTCGACCAAGCAGGAGCAGTAG
- the LOC8059569 gene encoding UPF0548 protein At2g17695 isoform X2, producing the protein MAWGGLFLSMGHPTQEQQKSCLAAAGGFNYDTALHGATRPKSVSTLTSGEAVGETSDKVLTERGFFVNRSRVLIGSGSDAFVHAKSALLSWRHLALRWANVEPDTPVKVGTRFCICYKELIPWVMLPLQIAYVTDGESDRSKMFAFGSGTLQGHLLAGEERFSVQVDEEERVWYEVVSFSKPAHVLATLCYPYVQLRQKHFARQSGRALLRHVATCSTKQEQ; encoded by the exons ATGGCATGGGGAGGTTTGTTCTTGAGCATGGGCCACCCCACGCAAGAGCAACAGAAGTCCTGCCTTGCAGCCGCTGGTGGCTTCAACTACGACACAGCTCTCCATGGCGCCACACGGCCAAAGTCAGTCTCTACCTTGACCTCTGGCGAAGCTGTTGGTGAAACAAGTGACAAGGTTCTTACGGAGCGCGGCTTCTTTGTGAACCGATcacgtgtcctgattggctcAGGTTCTGATGCATTTGTCCATGCCAAATCCGCCCTCCTCTCATGGAG GCACTTGGCGCTCAGGTGGGCGAATGTGGAACCTGACACCCCGGTGAAGGTAGGAACAAGGTTCTGCATCTGCTACAAGGAGTTGATCCCCTGGGTGATGCTGCCGCTTCAGATAGCGTATGTGACCGATGGTGAGTCAGACAGGTCCAAGATGTTTGCGTTCGGCAGCGGCACTCTACAAGGCCATCTGCTG GCCGGGGAGGAGCGGTTCTCGGTGCAGGTGGACGAGGAGGAGCGGGTGTGGTACGAGGTGGTCTCTTTCTCGAAGCCGGCGCACGTCCTGGCGACGCTGTGCTACCCGTATGTGCAGCTGAGGCAGAAGCATTTCGCGCGGCAGTCGGGGCGGGCGCTCCTCAGGCATGTGGCCACCTGCTCGACCAAGCAGGAGCAGTAG